GACCAATTTAAATGGATTCTGCCAACACTGCCGAGAAGATCGGTCAGATATGCAGCAAGAAGTATGCCAGAAGATTGTTGATGTTAAGCAAAAGTGGAGATGACAATTTAATCAAATATTAGTGGGAATGTATGTTTATGTTTGAGACTGTATGgtttagagaaaatccaaattaAATTCAATCTTGTGCACACAATTCATGTTTTTCCAAGTCATTAATAcagaaagtaaaaatgaaacatcaaagaaatcattaaatgcCCCAAATTAACATGATATTCATGCACATGATGAGGGTGTGTAAACTTCTTACcacaactctgtgtgtgtgtgtgtgtgtgtatatattatacaatatatatttgacattGCAAACCTCTGCCAGTCTGCTTCTCAGCTGTCCTGGCTGCTTCTTAGCAAAAAGTCGTATCACCTCCGGGGTTTTGAAGGCTTGGCTGATGGCAGCTTGGATCGCCTGATGAAGACAGAAACATCTGAACGTTCTGACATTTTACTAATCAACAGTTTTCTTAATCAATGTGCTATAACCTATTTAATGCACTCCTAATACACAGTAGTAGCACATTAATTGTCCATACCAGTTGCATCCCACTGAGTTCATCCACAAGTGTCATATCTCCTGACATTATTTTCTTCAAGGAGTCATTGAATTCACCCAGCTGCTCCAAAGTTTCCTTCTTTGTCTCTTCGTACTCTTCCTCATCCAGATCTTCTCTGGAATAAACAAATGAAGGAATCAAAACTGAGACACAACAAAAGAATAGAGAAGCATTTATTTACTCactgtttttttattctctttgtTATTCTTCAGGTACTGCATGCCAGATTTTCATATACAAAAGCACACAAGAGgagtttattgtttttctttttctgtactACACCTGCATTCCTCCAGGTCCTGAAGCTGCTGCATTAGTCTGTCAAGTTGTTCCTCCATATTTTGCCTCAATTTTCCAGTTTCTGATTTCCCTCGAGAGGCCATCTTCAGTTAAAATCCTATTTTTCCTACGGGAACTGAGAGAACTGGCACCAAACAACAGGTCACGTTAGGTTTTGTTGCTGATGTACTTCACAGATAACTCAAAGATGACCTAACGTGCTATTTCCACTCGATGAGAGCAGAGCTGTTAgtgaaaaaagacacaacacTTTATCGGATCTAACAGTCTCTTTGGCGACTACACTGATAAGATAAATGTATCTGTGTGTTGGAAGTTCATGCAAACAGTCCAAGTTGTTTTGTTAGCTAAACAGCTAGCGTACATGCTAAAGGAAAACATCTTACCGGGAATTTCtttgtaaacagctgcaaatcagCCTTAGTAGAATGTTAGCATTTGCTCAAGAGTTTGTCGTAAATTAAAGAAGGTAGCCGTTCTAgaggaaaattaaaaataattacttaAAATACGGCTATAACACGTTTACTATTAGTCGAGACGTTTGGGATTTGGGGAATTTGTGATTGTGAACGCAGCACCACCAGAGCGGGTGCGGCTCACCGCTTCCTTGTCGATTGTGTCCAATCGGATTAGTGGATTTTACAGCGTAGTCCGTGACGTCAAAGGAGGAAGCGGGTGAAACACAAATGGTATCTGTAGCTGTTTGTCTTGGTACTACAATGACTACATTATTTGACATTATATTAAAAACGCATAATTTGCTTTTAAGTTAAGCACCGAGTTCATGTTTTGTCTGTTTAAGGGTCCCGTACGTGAATCTTGGACGTAAAAGGAGGCTCGCGCTGTGTGCTCAATAGATAAGCTAAAGTTAGCTACTTGTTATAGTCGAATGCTAACGTTTAACATAGATAAAGCGTCGAGCTTTAGTTTTCTTTACGTTTGTAGTTCCACTTTATGAAgctcacagactgtatttacGAGGTTAAACTACTCTCTTGATACAAATATACTGTTTCCGCCCCCCACAAAGCGATTCTCGACATGTGATCAGCCAAGTCTTAATCAGTCTTCGTTTCTTCTCCTTGTTTGTGCAAACCCAGCTCCAGTATGAGCCATGGAGGGTCACAGTATAACCAAAGTGGTCCTGCTGGCCTGCGGGTCCTTCAACCCCATCACCAACATGCACATGAGGATGTTTGAACTGGCACGAGATCACCTGGAAGACACAGGTTGAGTTACATGAAAATTGGATCTTTTAGTGTGATGCATCTCCACCTTTATCatccattcttttctttttttttaaatgaatgaatgatacTCCAGCTTTAATtctgggtactccagctttCTCCCACAGTCACCCAACGCAGAGACATGCATGGGATGATTCTAAACTTACTGTAGGTGCAAATGTGTGCATGAAGGGTTCTCTGTTTCTATATGTTACCCCTGCAACATATTTGCAATCTACCCAGGATGTACCCTGCAATCCTGAAATGGATAAATtggaagaagatggatagaTGTGCAAAAATTAAGTGAAAGGGGTAGCTTTGTCGTAAAAAGGGATTGTGAATTAGTACATTGGAGAGACAAGTGTTTTGGATAAAATTGTTATACCAAAAGCCCAGATACAAAATAGTTCAAGAAGGAATTATGCTTTTGTAAATTGATTAATATGACAGTACAGAAAAGCTGGCAGTGTTTTAATATtgcattattatattattaatagACACTATTAGGTTGTGCCTCATACTTGATTTGGGAGTTTTATGCCAGATCCCCTTCCTGACCCCTCCAGCTGGAATGACTTTGCATTTCACCACATATTTTGATTTGGCAGACCTGGGATCAAACCAGGGATCTTTTGTTTGTTAGGctaatgtgtaaaccactacactatcgAGCTAGAACCAATTATTTATTCAGTAAATGCTGATTTCTTTGATTCTGTCTTTGTTTCGGCTGTGGCTGCCTGGATTCTATTCTGCTTAGTTTCCCGTGTGTCATTTCCCTTGTGCTCTCTTCCACCTTTCTTCTCTACTCTACTGTTCTGTCCAATAAATTCTAATAATTCAAATATAATATTTTACCTGACCAGTACTTAAACACGTGTCTTCTTTTGTGCGTAAGGTCAGTATAAGGTGGTGAGAGGAATCATCTCTCCAGTGGGTGATGCATATAAGAAAAAGGGCTTGATTGAAGCCTGCCACCGTCTGGAGATGACTCGATTGGCTACCGAAAGCTCAGACTGGGTTATGGTGGATTCCTGGGAGAGTTTGCAGCCAGAGTGGGTGGAAACGGCTAAAGTAGTTCGGTGAGTTGACATTTCTTGCGTCTGAGTGCTTTTGCTTTGCTTTAGAtttgatatgtgtgtgtgtgtgtgtgtgtgtgtgtgtgtgtgtgtgttctagaTAAATTAATTCTTAAAGTAACAAAATCCATTATAGAGGTTTGATTTAAACCTTAGGGATTAAAATTAAACTTGTGCAGGCTTAATTAGATATTAGATAATTAACATCATTATGCCTCAcataaatgaaatcattattTAGAATCTTTGTCATCTGTTTTCCTGTGGCAGcaggaaaaggaagaaatgcAAGGCAGGAAATGTGAGAGCCTTCACTGGTATGATACTTGATACATGTTATGATTTGCCGAATACTTCCCAGAACTTTGCAGGTGCAGTTCAAACAAGATAGAATCAGACAAAGTCAATCAAAATTCCTTAATTGTTTAAGTTGAAGGCTGAAATTATTAAATGCTGATGGTGAAAAGAATCTGAAATAAAACTGCAGCCTCACAGacttgaagaaaaaaacccataaaaggcacaaaaacagtttaatAATGAGATCAAATGCATTTAGCATAACGAGAATTGGATTTTGGAGCATTATTTTGCTGATTGACAACTACCAATAGTAGCCTTTTTCCACTTTATAGCAAACTGTAAATATAGTATACACTCAGCGTGGTTTTTGCTTGATAAAAATCTTTGATTCCAATTTGTAAATTTACAGGCATCACTATGAGGAGCTTCTTGCATCAGAGCAGAACATCGATGATGTGGACACGATCAAGTATGCAAAAAAGAGGCGCATAGAAGAGAATCATCACAAAGACAGAGGTATGTCATGCCATACATTTACCTCCCTGTCATTGTCTgtaacttttcttgtccatcaaACGAGCCATGCAACAAACGTAGTTGTCAGGATTTTCCTGTTTGCAGCTTAACTGACAAGAGAATGGGTTTAGGGTGTGGATACACAGGTGTGGTGTTAACAGCACGAGCTGAGCCTCTGGGGGATGGAAGGGAAAAATATGCATTATGGAAGCACTTGAATTTTTGCTGAAGGTGCATTGTAAAAGCTGGCAGGTTGAAGTGCATACTATGCTTTGCATTTAAGTTCTACTAGCATCGCTTAACCCTGTAAAGCTTGAACCATGAAGTGTAATTGCCAGAATATTCTgacaaaaaatgtattaaatatcAATTTTATCAGTTTGCATATATGAGTTATATGTGAGCTACAGTTGGCATTTTTGTGCAATGTATTACTTAAATACTTACTGTCCAAtttattcaggaaaaaaaatggaaaacagaAGATGCAGAGGTCACAAAATCTCATGTATCAAATACGTTACACTTGGCATTACAGGGTTAAGATGTCAGCAGTTCAGTTTAAAACCAGTGCAGCAGAACTGAATATCTTCTTCTTTATTCTATGAATCACCCTCTTTCCTCATCAAAATTTCAACCCTGCAATGATCTGCAGTGCAACGTGACCACTGACAATTCATTAGGACATTTGGGTGTGTTCTTATTCGCAGCTAATGTAGGCAAGTTCCAGTAAGCGCACTTCTTTGTTATTCCACACCTTCAAACTCAACTGATGTAGAAGCTGAAATAAATAGAATTTGATTTCATGTGTGTCAATTTCAGGCAGTCACATATGCACTGTTCTGCCCCATGACAGATAGTGAATACACTAATGGTCCAAACTTTAAGAAGACCCCAATTCTTCCATTCTTTAAATTGAAATTCAAGCAGCTCAAGTCCAACGAATAGCTTAAAATAGTGTAATGTTacctaaaactaaaaaaatacatatttcagAAATATACAACGGCCTTTTTTAGAGAACAGGAAATGGATTAAGAACTTAAACCTGTTCCGCAGCAAAGGAGGTTGATCGAGCTTTGACGGTTGGTCCTACCAACCTACTTTTGaacaagaaaaaacatgttGAGTGTGacatcaacttttaaatatGAGGAGGAAGCGTGATGGTCTCGGGATGTTGGTGACATGTACAGATTTAGAGGCACCTTGAACCAAAATGGTTCTGCATTGCCATGCAGTACCCTCTGGTATGCACCTAGTTGGTCAGGGGTTCATCCTACACCAAgataaaaacccaaaacataagTCCAAGCTGTGCCGGAACTACAGtaggaaaaagaaacaagaatgGAATGGCCAGCACACTCTCCATCCTAAAAGTGCCATGCATTTATGGGAACTTctgcaacacagctgggaaaaacttccatccatccattttcttctcctTATCCATGGCACGGTCGTGGGCACAGTAGCCTAAGCAAGgatgcccagacctccctctctccaGCCGCCACCTCCAGCTTATCCCGAGGAACACAGAGGCATTTCTAGGCCTCTGTGTCTCCAGCaggtcctgggtctgcccctgGGCCTCATTCTGGAGTTGGCCAGtaggcatccttgccagatgcttgaaccacctcaactgacttcttttgatgtggaggagtagtGACTCTACTCTGAGCCATTCTCAGGTGGCTGAGCTCATTTTCGCCGCTTGTATACGcgatctcattctttcagtcactacccagagCTCGCGACCATAGTAGAGGACAGGGACGTCGATTGACTGGTAAACCGAGAGTTTCACTTTCATGCAGCTGGACGGATGGATAGATGGCATTGTAGAGATAATGCCATGAGTGTTTTTAGCTGTTCTCTCTGCCAAAGGTGACTACTTTGATGAAAAGTTTAGATTACATTTTGATTTATAAATGGATTCCATGGTTGTTCTATGCTTTAATCTCAACGAGACATTAAACTGCTTAAATTTCAATAAAAAACTGGAAGAATTGGGGGGTTCTAAAAtttttgacctgaagcatatgCACAGTGTGGATTAGTTGACTCTTGTGTTGTGCTGACAAACTTGTTTCTCTGTGCTCAGATGAGCTTCAGCTGATGTTGCTGTGCGGGGCTGACGTCCTCGAGTCTTTTGGGATTCCCAACATGTGGAAGCAG
This region of Maylandia zebra isolate NMK-2024a linkage group LG20, Mzebra_GT3a, whole genome shotgun sequence genomic DNA includes:
- the nmnat1 gene encoding nicotinamide/nicotinic acid mononucleotide adenylyltransferase 1, which codes for MEGHSITKVVLLACGSFNPITNMHMRMFELARDHLEDTGQYKVVRGIISPVGDAYKKKGLIEACHRLEMTRLATESSDWVMVDSWESLQPEWVETAKVVRHHYEELLASEQNIDDVDTIKYAKKRRIEENHHKDRDELQLMLLCGADVLESFGIPNMWKQEDIAEIVGRHGLVCITRSNSDPHKFIHQSDLLWKYRKNIHIVREWVTNDISATHVRRSLRRGQSVRYLLADSVIHYIKEHGLYSSESEQKNADVVLAPLQRYTGASSS
- the lzic gene encoding protein LZIC produces the protein MASRGKSETGKLRQNMEEQLDRLMQQLQDLEECREDLDEEEYEETKKETLEQLGEFNDSLKKIMSGDMTLVDELSGMQLAIQAAISQAFKTPEVIRLFAKKQPGQLRSRLAEMDRDVMVGKLSRDVYTQQKMEILTALRKLGEKLTPEDETFLTENATATLSQFEKVTANQGSEDKIMALASSGVKTKS